Within the Heliangelus exortis chromosome 5, bHelExo1.hap1, whole genome shotgun sequence genome, the region AAAATACTGTCAGACAAGATACCTGTACCTCATCCTTGGGCCAAGAAGCTCTCCTACTTtggaaactttaaaaagtaGTTAACTTGTTCTGTTTACACATACATACAAAACTGATAATTCAGTTTTTGAAGTAATAAACTGATGGGATTTTCTTTGTGTGTACAAGGGATTCTTGAATGTAAAGCTTTTAGGTGAGTGGCTTCCGGGGGACCCTCAGTTTGTCAAGTAAGCATCCTCAACCAAGACAAAAAGTGTACCCCTTTTCTTGCAAGTTACTGCTTCTCATTGCAACAAAGCCTGCAGCGTTTTCATTTAAGTAGTTTTTCTGTCAGAATTTTATTTGTCCTGCTCCCAAATTTGGGTTGGAGTGGAGGAATGGAAATGTGATCCTTAAATTGGTAGGCATAGCTTTTGTCTGTTCTGataaaaaatattgcagtgCTTCAAGCACATCAGTCTCTCCACCACTGTTTATGAAGCTGTCTGTTATTGTGAGCCTTTTAGGCATTGTATTTATGATTTCTATTAACCACACAGTGCAGCTAGAAGCCAGCTTTCTTCTTGCTTGGTTTTTCACAGCAAAGATTGAAAATCTAGCATGCTTCTCTTTCCagcttagaatcatagaataggctgggttggaagggacctcagagatcatcgagtccaacccttgaacaactaccgccacagtcactagaccatggcactgagtgccatatcgagtcgctttttaaatgtctccagggacgaagagtccaccacctccccaggcagcccgttccaatgtctgatcaccctttccgtgaaaaaattctttctaacatccaacctaaacctcccccggcacaatttaagaccatgccctcttgtcttactgagagttgcctgggaaaagagaccaactcccgcctggctccatcctcctttcaggtagttgtagagagcattgaggtctcccctgagccttctcttcttcaggctgaacagccccagctccctcagcctctcctcataggatctgtgttcgagtcccttcaccagcttggttgccctcctttggacctgttcgaggtcctcaatatccttcttgaactgaggggcccagaactgaactcagtactcaaggtgtggcctcaccagggctgagtacaggggcagaatcccttccctggacctgctggccacgctgttcccgatccaggccaggatgccattggccttcttggccacctgggcacactgctggctcatgttcagcttcctgtcaatccagactcccaggtccctttctgcctggctgctctccaaccactctgtccccagcctgtagcgctgcatggggttgttgtggccaaagtgcaggacctggcacttggccttgttgaacctcatcccattggaatcagcccaactctccagtctgtccaggtccctctgcagagccctcctgccttccagctgatccacacttctccccagcttggtgtcatcagcaaacttgctgatgatggactcaatcccctcatccaagtcatcaatgaagatattgaacaggactgggccctgggggacaccactggtgaccggccgccaactggaagcagccccattcagcaccactctctgggcccggccctcgAGCCAATtcttaacccagtgcagagtacgcttgtccaagctgtgggcagcCGGCTTtctcaggagaatgctgtgggagacggtgtcaaaggctttgctgaagtccagatagaccacatccacagccttcccctcatccaccaggcgggtcacctgatcataaaaggagatcaggttggtcagacaggacctgcccttcctaaacccgtgctggctgggtctgatcccctgtccatcctgcaggtgctgtgtgattgcccccaggatgatctgttccataaccctgccaggcactgaggtcaggctgacaggcctggagtttcccgGGTCTTCCTTCCGGCCCTTCTTatggattggcgtgacattggccaacttccagtcatctgggatgtccccagtgagctTGGTCCTGTACATCTCAGTGCAAAGCAACATTGCTGCAGGGCCAGGCAATAGCTTAAACTACAGAGGGTCTGTGCAGGGGGTGTGATGCTGAGTGACCTGGCTTACCTTTCACTTCCCTTGAAGGTTTGGAAGTGGGATGGTGAAATCTCACTTGGAGACCTCCAGTGGCCATACATGGTGAATCCTGGCTCTCTGTGAGACAACAGCCTCTTCAGTTGTCTGTGACCTCACTTAATTACGTGCTTCTTAATAGCTGACTGAGAAATACTTAACAGTTCATTTCTGAGCATTAGAAAGCTGAAATGGGTTATCTATTAACAGTTCAGAGCTCATATGCACTGGGTCACTTAGACCTGTCAGTGCATTGTGGTTCTTTCTTTGCTGGAAATGGAAAGGCATTTCAAACAAACAGTTCAGATATGCACTGGGGAGAACATGGAAGTATCATTTTCTTGTGCCTCTATTAATTacaataaagaaattaaattaaatgaaggAGCTATCTGTAGATGAACTAAAGGGAAAGTGATCCTAAATTGCATATCTTGGTACATATCTGAGGAAGTATATGTGAAAGTGTTCGTGCCTCCTTAGGAAGGAGACAGTGCGTTCAGCTTGTACTTTGTGTAGAGATCAACCACTGTCTCTGAATTTTGAGAATAGATGGTTATAACCTTGGTCCCATTATCAACTGCCATATTCTAACACCAGCTATTTCCAGGTGCATCTTTACAGAGTTGCTGTATGCTTGTTCAGCTAACAAATAACCGTATTTGTCTCTTAGTTGGTGAATACAAGTGAGAACTTGAGCAAGAGTCGCAAGATTCTGCGTTCTATGTCCAGGAGGTGAGTTGGTGCCTGATGACACAGACAGAGCTGTTCAGCCCATAGCAATGCCCTAGAGTAGCTGGACTGGCAACTGGCAAACTCTGAGCCTCACCATTTATTATTTTGATGACTGAAACCTTGGCTGCTTAAGTGTTTTTTAACTATATGGTTTAACTGCCCTTCTAAGCCAGTTCATGTACTGTATTTTTGGAAGGTACTTCTGACCCAGTCACCTTTCCTTATTTCCATTGCTAAAGGCAGTCATGATAACTGTAACTTTCAGTAGCAAAAGTACATTATTTTGagattttataattttactCCAGTTAAATAGTTTTTACATACTTCCTAGTAAAAGCACCCCATAGTAAAAGCACCACAAAGTGGGTTGTAGCATAGGATTTCAGCTGATGTTTTCCTCTTCACATAACTAAATGAGTAGGCACATATGAACTGAATGATCTGCCCTACACAGGGCAGAGGAAAGAGGAACAGAACTGTTACTGTTTAACAGAAGATTTAAGCAGAATTTCTTGGAAAATAAGTAGGAAACTACTGAGTTTGTCCCTTCCTCTTTGTTAAGAGCTATTCAAACAGCACTTCATGGTCTCAAGCAGGGTAAAGCAGCAATTATTTAGAATTTGCTTTCATAATCAAGGGAAGAAAAGCTAtcttgattaattttttcattctaGAGTGACCACTAATAAGTTGTTGCTGTCAATTATCATCATCCTGGAAGTAATCATCCTAGGAGGTTTGGTCTACTACAAGTTCTTCCGCACTTGACAATTGATGACTGAGCTGAGCTTTTCCACTGCTGAGGAACTGGATGGGCTCTCTGTTCCCTCTGACTGTCTTGAGGGATTGAACTGTCTCACAAGGCAGCATCTTCAGCTGGTACTGTACTGACACTAGAGCGACAGAGAATGGcagtgaaaggaaaatgcagagacAGACTTTTAACTACTGGTAAGGTTAATAAGAaggtaataaatattttattgtcttCATTTGTGTATACTTGACTAAACGAATAAATCTTGATATGTAATAAAGTAGCGACCAATCAGTGGAAAAGctagtttatttaaaaattgagaAGTTAACAGTATTTGCCAAGTGTTGACAATCTATCCATTCAAGTGCCTCAGCAGAGCTCTAAAGTCCAATGTACCCAACACTGTGGATTCTTAAATCCTCACTTGCTCTTCACTGTCAGATTCATCTGGAGAACTGGGTGTTGGGAGTTCATCAAAAGCCATGTGTGCTCCATCCCTTGTCTGCCCAAAGCACGTTGCTATCACGTCGATGGCAAGACTGGCAGTTGCATTCACTTCCTCTTGAGAAGCTCCAAGAAGTGGATTGACTTCAACCATGTCTACAGCTGAAAGCATTCCTGTGAAAATGATTTACAGCTTTGTAACtatgaaaaaaccaaaaatctctCTGGGCTTTCTTTCATTCATTATATCAAGTCTGGTATTTGAGCTTGTGAGCTTCCCCCCTCCTTTGACATGTAAAACTGGTTCTGAAGGGAGGGATGAAATTACCAATCTTAAATGTGAGTTTGTGGTTTTTCACTTGGTTCTCTTACATCAAACTGCCATTCCTTCATCCTTTTAGcatccaggaaaaaataatgatcCTCCATGTACACTTATGAGAGGcctgtattttaaatttgttttctccCAGTCTAAAAATTAGGGGAtataaattagtatttttttgcCATTATGTTCATGGTTCTGCTGACTATTGTCTGGTTggtctttttccttcttttactgCAAATAACTCATTGCTTAAacacattaaataaaaactgCATGACATAAGGAGGAGAGTCCTTATGAGTCAACTGCAGTATATTTAATGAAAGCTTGATTGTTAGTCTTTAATTCTGGAATGGAACTTCAAACTGGTTAAAAATCTTGGCATCCATTTTTGTTAATTCCAGAGGCCTGCTTTTACATCTTACCTTGTGGTTAGGAATAGGGAACCATCTTGCATTATGCAAGATGACCAAATAATTTTTGGTAGTAGTTgttaatattatatattttacttCTGGTAAGTTGAAATTGTTTATGGTTAAGCTGCTTCCAACACCTGGGGTACTGCCCAACCATAGGACTTCTTTTTGCCTTACTGAAGGCTGAACTGACTCTGGGCACCTTAGCTTTCACCACATTTATCTActcacacaggaaaaacaacCAGTATGAGCTCTGTGTACTTTGTCCTGTCCTTACTCCAGTGCTGTTGGTTGGACAACTCCTACCTGTGTTGTGGATTTCCTCTGTGATGTACATGCCTTCTCTGTAAGTTAATCCACCTAGAACAGGAGTCCCAGTTGCTGGAGCCAGTGAGGGATCAAAAGCATCAATGTCAAAACTCAGGTGAATTGGTCTCTGTCTCCTGATACagaacaaagcaagaaaagcagTCTCAGAGCTTCAGATTTTATCTACATGTATTTCGTACTGTCCAGGCTGTTAAGCAAAATAGCATCATGCTCCATAATGCTAAGGATTACCCCTAAAtcctatacatatatatttggaaaggtcttttttttttttttctttttttttttttttctttctttttatgtatttgGACTCTGAAATACCTTAGCTCAGAACTTTCCTCAGTACAAATTGGAAAAGCAGAGGTTTGTCTTTCTAGTTTCAGTAAACATCCAGTCAGGTGTGGTTTGGCAGAAGACAAGTACTTTAGTACTAACCATCTTATCTGGTACTTTGTTACCTTAGTTGGAAAAATGTAGAGAATTGGCTGATGTAATCcagccttttctccttctgtacAGAAAGCCGGGGTGAAAGGCTGAGCCATTGATTTGTATCTAGGATGGAGCCAAACAGCAACAAGCAACAAGCCTGAGGATTTCAGACAGCTCAGCAAGACAAATGGGGCATTCTACATTTTTCAGGTCATTAAGTTGAAGGCTGTCTCCAAACTCTACTATGTAAGCCTAGATGATGAAAAAATGAAGGATAATCTCAAACCTAAAACTTCAGTTTGTTACTACATGAAATCTGGCAACTGATGACAGCCTAATAAACTGGACACtccctgctcatgcagaggAGCTATTTAAGTGGTGGACTTGACTTGGcacagctgcaggcacagcagcatcagcacagacacacagaccTTGTTCTGCTGACAGGACTTTGTTCTGCTCTTGCTAACTCTGCTCCATTCCACAAGTCCCTAGTCAAGGGGTTTGTTATATATCTGTACATAATATAATACCATAGATTAGCAGGATTTGCTCCCAGTTGTGATTCTCTAAACTTGAGCAAGATTAGTAAATACTTCAGTACTGAACTTAAGGGATTGGTAACAGTGACCTTCACTAGCTGAACACTGCCTTTGTCATCAGGACAGCACATGTGAGTGTCCAGGAAGGAAGCCATCAAATACCTCTACCTCATATTCTACCAGCTAAATTTAAGTTACTGTCAAGTTGctatatgtatatttttaagtCCAACATGCATCCTAGACTCTAGTTGATTGAAGCATCTTGTCAAACTGCAGCAAAATGTGTAATTTCTCAAGAAACAGAACAGATCATACTGTAGCTTTTTGCTAAATACTTAAAAGGTTTCAGTTTAAGATGTGGAGGCTGAGGACCAGAGTCAGTGCTAAGACTTTACTATTCACTGGACAGCATCACAGTTCTGCTAAGCTGCCTTACACCAACATGACTTCATGACTTAAGTGAATTCACTTAAATAACTTTCAGGAGAGCAGTGAAGAGGTGGATGATGAAAGCAGTTTAGATCAGATAATAGGTTTTTTTACCTGCCCATCAGTTGTTCAAATGTTCTTTCCATGACTTTCTGTATTCCAAGGCGATCAATGTCCCTCATAGAAAAATACTGGATATCATAGTTCTTCAAAATATAGCTgttaaaataagttttaaaaaaaaaaatccttactgAACTGAACTTTATTCTAGCAACCCTTCTGAACACTCAGATGTGGAAATCAGTTCATGATTTCAGCATTTACAAAAAACCTTTATACTAAATCAACTTACTACTCAGCAGGATCCACATCCCTCAGACCAATGTACACGATATCAGATGCTGAAAGGCAGGGCTTTAGCCAGGAAAATCCAGGAAGCTGGGGGACCTGCAAGAAAAGGTTTGGTATTAGGTTAGTGTCATAAATAACATAACTTCAATGCTTCCCTCAAAACTTCGTATTTACTTATAGCATTCTATCTCTGTTGAAACAGAGAAACTTCATCACTTGAGTCTGGCTTCCTGAGTTCATCAGTCCTTACTTTGTCAGACCATTTTACCTCAGTTGAATGGTTAATGGATTAAGTTTTGTACTCTTCTAGCTCTTCCAGTTAGAAGAGGAGGATTAAAAACCCAAGCCCAAATCCAGGGGGAATGATAAGAAGCTAGATACCCAGGTATaccattaatttttatatataatattaatttaGATATATAATGTTAATTAATATACATACCCAGATTTATTAGCATTAAATGCATGATATATGTAACTGACATCCTACGTACTGAAGTGGAAGAATGAAAACCAAGGCACCTCTACCTTTAAGAACAATcaccaaaaaagccaaactttgCTTCAAAAAACAATGTTATAGACAAATTCAAAGtgggaagtttaaaaaaaaaaaaaccaaataaaactaTTGAGAAGAAGTTTGGCTCTCACActgttttttaatgtagaaCTGAAGAGAGCAGGTCTGGGACAGCAAGGTGATGAGGTtataatttttcagctttggtAATTAAGTAGCCATGGTATGTAATTATAGAAATCCTTCAGTTAATAGTAATATCTACTAATTTTAGGAGTGCTTTCAATTAACTcaatttctcttcctctcccagctctgaaAGTGGTTACAGCCAGAAGAGCTGTCAAGCAACAAGAAGGCTTTGTTTCCTCTTTGTAGGGTCAGTTGCCAATTAAAGTCTAAtagttatatttatttttgaagtctAAACACAACCATAGCTATATTTAATTACACTGCAATTAAATATGCACATATATTAAAATCATTTGTTATTCTGGGGCAACGACCTTGAACGTTTCTGCAGTCATGAATCCAGAAGAGGGATAAATGAATTGGAAAAACAATTCAGGTCTCAGAAATGAAGCTATAGCTGCAAAACTCATAACCATGCCATAAGCTGAGCACAGCATTAATAATATTGTGATATACTCTAGTATCAGTTATATAGAACATTTAGTACTGCTGGTTTTAATTATATCtcttcttcaaataaaaaaaatattgaatgcCTTGCCTTAACTTCCTTTGGTAGGTTGTGTTTATACTTTACTGCAATAGAAAGAGAGTTGCTGATGGTAAAGCCAAACAGTGATCAGTAAAATGTGCAGGTATTTTCATGGTAAAGTATTAAATAGCAGTTTGGGTTTAGTTTGATTGGTTCCAGAAGCCCAGACACTAATGCTTGGTTTGAAGAATGCCAGTCAAAGGATTAagttcataaatatttttccttaaaacaacaaaattaaaagtttgttgtttttttttaaaccacaaagTGCCACCTTGCCTTGAGGAGTACCAACCAGTGCTCCTGTGCAGCCAACCTGACAAACAGACAGAACCTGGCAGCCTGTGACTGGACTGTGCAAGCAACACCAGAGCTTGCTCTACACCAACCTGGCcaaatgcttcattttatttcatagcCAGATACCTCCCTTTTATACTTCATGTTGTCTGCTACACAAGGACATTTAACTCAGTAGAGCACTGACCAAGCTCATTAGCCCTGGATACATAAGGGATTCTGAGGGTTACATGAAACAGCCCTGGGCAGGTGTTGTTCTCAGCATTTGTGCCAATTTGAGCAGTTGCTGCCActtcctttctgccttcctcccccccccattATGTTGTGCCAGGACTGGTGGTTGCAGGGTCACACTAAATAAGGGCTGGGGCTTGATGTGACTCAAAAACTACCCAAGCAAGGAGGCAGGGCTCCTGTCTGTGTGCGTGCAAGCCCAGACCGAGCTGCTCACAGGAGTCAGGAACAGTGTAGTCAGACTGTGCCATCAAGAGAGATGTATGTCACActgccagctctgtcccctgTCCTCCTGATCAGGAATGAAGAACGGGGAGCCCAGAGGTGCTGGAAGAGCAGTACCAGTTCATAGAGGTGGGCAATGAATCAGGAAGATAAGATGTAACAGTGCAGGCTGTTTGCTCTCTCAGTATATCCTCAAAgaactgctgcttctctctggtTCTACACAGCAATCTAGACAGGAAGGAAAGCCCTGACCAGCTTTCCTAGGGCTATTAGGTTGATGACCAAGCCTTGTGACCCAGACAGCCAGTTTGGTAGAATTATGGGAGTCTACTGAGAGAAGCATGCACATGTGTTGTGATGGGGAGGGGttgctcaaaaaaaaccctcttcccagcacaaataaaagcaaggaaGGAGACACAGGGCTCACTGCAAAAGCTCTTTTGTCCCCTTGTGCTGCTGTGTAACCTTTGACAAGATAGAACCCTCCCTGAGAAACAAAGTGCAACTTGTTAGTTTGTCGTATCAATTTGAGAAAGAAGTTATGCTTAGCAGAATGTAGGGTAACCTTGTTTGTGGCAGATAGATTTAGGGTTCAAAAGACTCCATGCAAAGCAGTcaggaaaggacaggaaatcttttttttgtgtgttaccAACACAACTCCTCTACTGGATGAATGACAGCATGAGCTCCTCTACTGACCCCCAGAAGTTTACAGTGTTTTTTCAGTAGCCCccccaaaatacaaaaaaaaacaaaaaacaaaccagcaaccccccaaaaaaacaaacaaccacaaacacccaaaccaaagaaaaacaaacaaaacaacctcaccaaaaaaccaccaaaacaaaccacaaacaaacaaaaagaaaacacaaccaacaaacaaaactgcttttctgtgctCTCCAAGACCCAGAGCCCCACAGAAATCAATGGTGTATACCCAAGAAGCTGATTATATACTTTTGTCCTActgacagaagaggaaagctGCCTGTCTtattctgcctttctcctccttctttaATAGCTCAGGTAGCTTTGATTTAATTTGTCCTATTCTCACCAAGACAAAGTTCcaaaattttctgcttctgtatcTTCTACAgttccaaaaaagaaaaaaaatatcactccCTTTAACTTACAGGCAAGAAATTATAAATACAGTAACCTTTAATATTAACCTCAAGTCAGAGGGGTTTTTCAAGTGGCTCCATTAATTTTGCATTACTTTGGTAATTTCAGCATGTTTGTAGAGACCATAAAATACTTTACttataaaaaagaggaaagtggGTAAAAGCAGCAAATAACTTGAATGAATTCCATCCACAAGTCAATAGAAAGAAattgcaggagaaaagaaggcaagGCAAGCTTCACCAATTGATAGCAATCTTGCTATGCCAAACAAGTACTAAGGCAATGATCTTCAGTAGCCATAAAACCATTAAATATTATTGATCTTACTTGGAAGAGGAATACTCCTATCAACACAGCATCCccatcagagagaaaaaagaaatttaagatAAACGACCAGCAGTGCAAAATGCCAGAATAAAATAGTCAGGtattctgcagctccagcatcaatcctcagcctgcagctgctgatCCTGCTCCCACTCTCCAGcctcagcttcagcagcagcagactcATATCCAAGTTCCTACTGCATTAACAATGCACAGGCTGCCACTGCAGTATTTCCAGCTGATGCTACAGGTACCTGACTGACAAGACACAGTCCACAGCTAACCCAAAAAGTTAAGGTAGGCCTCATGTCAGCCTACTGTTTAGCATCTCAACAGTAGCAAAAATTGGCTGTGGACAGTCCATATGCCTCAGTAAACAGCTTTTTTTGGTAACTTGTCTCTTTCCAAGAAAAAGACTCTTTAGGAACACCCT harbors:
- the ARG2 gene encoding arginase-2, mitochondrial — encoded protein: MALRSSFARLLRKQADAGLHLRRQAHSVALVGAPLSRGQKRRGVDDGPATLRAAGLVERLTQLGCQVYDFGDLNFTQVPNDELYNNLILYPRSVGLASQVLADAVSRAVAAGHSCVTIGGDHSLALGSVSGHAQQCPHLGVIWVDAHADINTPLTTQSGSLHGQPLSFLLRELQDKVPQLPGFSWLKPCLSASDIVYIGLRDVDPAEYYILKNYDIQYFSMRDIDRLGIQKVMERTFEQLMGRRQRPIHLSFDIDAFDPSLAPATGTPVLGGLTYREGMYITEEIHNTGMLSAVDMVEVNPLLGASQEEVNATASLAIDVIATCFGQTRDGAHMAFDELPTPSSPDESDSEEQVRI